Proteins encoded together in one Candidatus Eisenbacteria bacterium window:
- the fsa gene encoding fructose-6-phosphate aldolase: MKIFLDTANLDQIRTSARLGVVDGVTTNPSLLAREAGDWQKTLAEICAAVDGPVSAEVIAEDFDGMIREAHHLTTIAPNVVVKVPMTREGVRAIHALAEERIKTNATLVFSPAQALLVAKAGATFVSPFVGRMDDISQEGLDVVRQIVEIYEVHDFETEVLAASIRHPMHVVEAALAGAHVATMPVAVFDALFRHPLTDRGIQLFLDDWRKAQERLKADRR, encoded by the coding sequence ATGAAGATCTTTCTCGACACCGCGAATCTGGATCAGATTCGAACCTCGGCGCGCTTGGGCGTCGTCGACGGCGTGACGACCAACCCGTCGCTCCTCGCCAGGGAGGCGGGAGACTGGCAGAAGACGCTCGCCGAGATCTGCGCGGCGGTCGACGGACCTGTGAGCGCAGAGGTGATCGCCGAGGACTTCGATGGGATGATCCGCGAGGCGCACCATCTGACGACGATCGCCCCGAATGTCGTGGTCAAGGTCCCGATGACGCGCGAGGGCGTTCGCGCCATCCATGCGCTGGCCGAAGAGCGAATCAAGACGAACGCGACGCTGGTTTTCAGCCCCGCGCAGGCCCTCCTTGTCGCGAAAGCCGGCGCGACCTTCGTAAGCCCGTTCGTGGGAAGAATGGACGACATCTCTCAGGAGGGGCTCGATGTCGTCAGGCAGATCGTGGAGATCTATGAGGTGCACGACTTCGAGACGGAGGTGCTCGCCGCCAGCATTCGCCACCCGATGCATGTGGTCGAGGCCGCGCTGGCCGGAGCGCACGTCGCGACGATGCCCGTAGCCGTCTTCGACGCGCTCTTCCGGCATCCCCTCACCGATCGCGGGATCCAGCTCTTCCTCGATGACTGGCGGAAGGCGCAGGAAAGGCTGAAGGCCGATCGGCGATGA
- a CDS encoding class I SAM-dependent rRNA methyltransferase — translation MDSYQVQHRIHLKPGREASVAARHPWVFSGAVERVESLAGAVDGGVCDLLDAEGGFRARGTLHRSSQILCRILTWKEEPIDDAFFASRIAAAAALRERWIDAETTDAYRLVNAEGDLLPGLIVDRYADYLAVQCLTSGMSHLEALWCGALDRLLSPAAIIDRTERAVRDPALEGRCRALRGGIPEGAIPIKENGLAFRVRLDAGQKTGFYIDQRENRALLGRLARGCEVLNGFSYTGAFGVYAACGGAARVVQVESSAPALEEARAHWQQNGLSDDRVEHVKDDLFRFLRREERMFDIVVLDPPPYAKQKADVARAARAYKDLNLWGMRRLRPGGLLMSFSCSQHISVDLFQKILFGATRDAGVSLQWLKRLGPGADHPVHVDHPQGEYLKGFLLRRLDAGG, via the coding sequence TTGGACTCCTACCAGGTTCAACACCGGATCCACCTGAAGCCGGGGCGGGAGGCCTCCGTGGCGGCCCGCCATCCTTGGGTCTTCTCGGGCGCCGTGGAGCGGGTGGAGTCGCTTGCGGGCGCCGTCGACGGCGGCGTGTGCGATCTCCTCGACGCCGAGGGCGGCTTTCGGGCCCGCGGCACCCTGCACCGCTCCTCGCAGATCCTCTGCCGCATCCTGACCTGGAAGGAGGAGCCGATAGACGACGCGTTCTTCGCGTCTCGCATCGCCGCGGCGGCCGCCCTGCGCGAGAGGTGGATCGATGCGGAGACAACAGACGCCTACAGGCTCGTCAATGCGGAGGGGGATCTCCTACCCGGCCTGATCGTCGATCGCTACGCGGACTATCTGGCCGTGCAATGCCTGACCTCGGGGATGTCGCATCTGGAGGCGCTCTGGTGCGGCGCTCTGGACCGGCTCCTCTCGCCGGCCGCGATCATCGATCGCACCGAGCGCGCAGTGCGGGATCCGGCGCTCGAAGGACGATGCCGGGCTCTGCGCGGGGGGATTCCCGAGGGGGCGATTCCGATCAAGGAGAATGGTCTCGCCTTTCGGGTCCGTCTTGATGCCGGCCAGAAGACAGGCTTCTACATAGATCAGAGGGAGAACAGGGCCCTCCTTGGGCGCCTTGCGCGGGGATGCGAGGTCTTGAACGGCTTCTCCTACACCGGCGCCTTCGGCGTCTACGCCGCGTGCGGGGGCGCGGCCAGAGTTGTCCAGGTCGAGTCGAGCGCTCCGGCGCTCGAGGAGGCAAGGGCTCACTGGCAGCAGAACGGCCTATCCGACGATCGTGTCGAGCACGTGAAGGACGATCTCTTCCGCTTCCTGAGGCGGGAGGAGCGGATGTTCGACATCGTGGTGCTCGATCCTCCGCCCTACGCGAAGCAGAAGGCGGATGTCGCGCGGGCGGCGCGGGCCTACAAGGACCTCAATCTCTGGGGGATGAGGAGGCTGCGGCCGGGCGGTCTGCTGATGAGCTTCTCCTGCTCCCAGCACATCTCTGTAGATCTCTTCCAGAAGATCCTCTTCGGGGCGACTCGCGATGCGGGCGTATCGCTCCAGTGGCTGAAACGCCTCGGCCCCGGCGCCGACCATCCCGTGCACGTCGACCATCCGCAAGGCGAGTACTTGAAGGGCTTCCTTCTACGAAGGCTCGACGCCGGCGGTTAG
- a CDS encoding adenylosuccinate lyase, whose translation MIARYTRPEMGALFSDEHRFATWLRVEIAQLEILEEMRMAPAGTAAAVREKAQARPSRILELEETLHHDVIAFLTSVGEELGPEKKWLHYGMTSSDLVDTAQALVLDEAVGKLLAAWEGLGSILRDLATRHRRLPMVGRTHGVHAEPITFGFKLLGWFAEAERQARRLEEAREGIGFGKLSGAVGTAAHLPPDLEKAVLLRLGLKAEPVATQVVPRDRHAHLLSVLAGMGGSCERWALEVRHLQRTEVRELEEPFGKGQKGSSAMPHKRNPILCERIAGLARLLRGYALVGLENVPLWHERDISHSSAERVVFADSCTVLDYMIDRMRFVLANLGVRPDAMRRNLEATGGLIFSQKVLLALTEAWGDRERAYRRVQEHAMAAWEEGDSFRERLLADGEVLAVLGAGGMERLFDVESFYAHLDPIFDRVLSSAWGRG comes from the coding sequence ATGATCGCCCGCTACACACGCCCCGAGATGGGGGCTCTCTTCTCTGACGAGCATCGCTTCGCCACATGGTTGCGCGTCGAGATCGCGCAGCTCGAGATCCTCGAGGAGATGCGGATGGCCCCGGCGGGGACGGCCGCCGCGGTTCGCGAAAAGGCGCAAGCGCGGCCATCGCGGATCCTGGAGCTCGAGGAGACGCTGCACCACGACGTCATCGCCTTCCTGACCAGCGTGGGCGAGGAGCTGGGCCCCGAGAAGAAGTGGCTCCACTACGGAATGACCTCCTCGGATCTCGTCGACACGGCCCAGGCGCTGGTGCTGGATGAGGCGGTGGGGAAGCTGCTGGCGGCCTGGGAGGGGCTGGGGAGCATTCTGCGGGATCTGGCGACACGCCACCGCCGGCTCCCCATGGTCGGACGAACCCACGGCGTCCACGCGGAGCCGATCACATTCGGATTCAAGCTGCTCGGCTGGTTCGCCGAGGCCGAGAGGCAGGCGCGACGCCTGGAGGAGGCTCGTGAGGGGATAGGCTTCGGCAAGCTCTCGGGGGCGGTGGGTACGGCGGCCCATCTGCCGCCCGATCTGGAGAAGGCCGTGCTCCTGCGGTTGGGGCTCAAGGCGGAGCCTGTGGCGACGCAGGTCGTCCCACGCGATCGTCACGCCCACCTGCTCTCCGTCCTCGCGGGGATGGGTGGAAGCTGCGAACGCTGGGCGCTGGAAGTCCGACATCTCCAGAGGACGGAGGTTCGAGAGCTGGAAGAGCCCTTCGGCAAAGGGCAGAAGGGCTCCTCTGCGATGCCGCACAAGCGCAATCCGATCCTCTGTGAGAGGATCGCGGGTCTTGCGCGCCTGTTGCGGGGCTACGCGCTGGTGGGGCTCGAGAACGTGCCCCTCTGGCACGAGCGCGACATCAGCCACTCCTCCGCGGAACGGGTTGTCTTCGCGGACTCATGCACTGTCCTGGACTACATGATCGACCGGATGAGGTTCGTTCTCGCGAACCTCGGTGTGCGGCCTGACGCGATGCGACGCAACCTGGAGGCGACGGGCGGCCTCATCTTCTCCCAGAAGGTTCTCCTCGCCCTCACCGAAGCCTGGGGGGACAGGGAGCGCGCCTATCGCCGCGTGCAGGAACACGCGATGGCCGCTTGGGAGGAAGGCGACTCGTTCCGCGAGAGGCTCCTCGCCGACGGGGAAGTCCTCGCGGTCCTTGGGGCCGGCGGCATGGAGCGCCTCTTCGACGTTGAGTCCTTCTACGCTCACCTCGATCCGATCTTCGACCGCGTCCTGTCATCGGCATGGGGTCGCGGATGA
- a CDS encoding aspartate-semialdehyde dehydrogenase: MRKWNVGVVGVTGAVGRTMLACLREVDMPIGSLLGFASSRSAGSYLPEGGPWGEGIEVNLPTERALAGLDLVLLSAGAAVSAEIVPMVTAMDAWAVDNSSAFRLDPGVPLIVPEVNGRRIPDRRGPIANPNCSVIQMVVAVSPLAARFGLRRVHVATYQSVSGRGQKGVTALRAERGGAQPDAGVFPDRIDGNVIPQCDSFVGEGFTREEQKMVLETRKILELPELPVHPTCVRVPVEVGHSEAVHLELEEPASVEQVRATLAGLPGVKLLDDPSAEIYPTARAAAGTNEVWVGRIRVDRSDPRILQLWVVADNLRKGAAWNAVQIACLLHARETGHACLPLAARV, from the coding sequence ATGAGGAAGTGGAACGTCGGAGTTGTCGGCGTCACCGGGGCGGTGGGCCGGACGATGCTCGCCTGCCTGCGGGAGGTCGACATGCCGATCGGATCCTTGCTGGGCTTCGCCTCCAGCAGGTCGGCCGGGTCGTATCTCCCCGAGGGGGGTCCGTGGGGGGAGGGGATCGAAGTCAATCTGCCGACGGAGCGCGCCCTGGCGGGACTCGATCTCGTGCTCCTCTCGGCGGGAGCCGCCGTCAGCGCGGAGATCGTGCCGATGGTGACGGCGATGGATGCCTGGGCGGTCGACAACTCGAGCGCCTTCCGGCTCGACCCCGGGGTGCCGCTGATCGTCCCTGAGGTCAATGGCCGACGCATTCCCGACAGGCGCGGACCGATCGCCAATCCCAACTGCTCCGTCATCCAGATGGTCGTCGCGGTTTCTCCTCTCGCGGCCCGCTTCGGTCTCCGGCGAGTCCACGTCGCAACCTACCAGTCGGTCTCCGGGCGCGGCCAGAAGGGGGTGACGGCGCTGCGGGCGGAGCGCGGCGGAGCGCAGCCGGACGCGGGTGTGTTCCCCGACCGGATCGACGGGAACGTGATCCCGCAGTGCGACTCCTTCGTGGGCGAGGGTTTCACGCGCGAGGAGCAGAAGATGGTCCTGGAGACGCGCAAGATCCTCGAGCTGCCCGAGCTTCCTGTCCATCCCACGTGCGTTCGGGTCCCGGTCGAAGTCGGACACAGCGAGGCTGTCCATCTGGAGCTCGAGGAGCCCGCCAGCGTTGAGCAAGTGCGCGCGACGCTCGCCGGCCTCCCCGGAGTCAAGCTCCTCGATGATCCCTCGGCCGAGATCTATCCGACCGCCAGGGCGGCGGCCGGAACCAACGAGGTCTGGGTCGGGCGGATTCGCGTCGATCGAAGCGATCCGAGGATCCTCCAGCTATGGGTCGTCGCGGACAATCTCCGAAAGGGCGCGGCATGGAACGCGGTTCAGATCGCCTGCCTCCTCCACGCCCGCGAGACTGGACATGCCTGTCTACCGCTTGCTGCTCGAGTATGA
- a CDS encoding trypsin-like serine protease codes for MRDPSDTGGSTRLRSFLPFLLFAGGILAGGLLWTLWHGRSPTPPPGGNGTETGVVADSVREAAENDSGAITPPGRGPSGAAGIGEQRSNAIVAAAGAVGPGVVSISVVQTRYVRGRAASDPFGFFFDRYLPGPIYRERVPGLGSGFIIDRNGIVLTNEHVVREAEQIKVTLTDGRTFDARVIGSDPNYDLAVLRISGESLPVCPLGDSDEIVVGEWAIAIGNPFGFLLNDYQPTVTAGVISAKNRDIAPSSGTEGIYKNMIQTDAAINPGNSGGPLVNGEGKVIGINTFIFTESGGSLGIGFAIPINVAERVVREILQYGEVRRIWIGLTVMEVTPYLAAYFNLREGHGLFVREIENDSPADRAGIVVGDLILAVNGESVSRLSQAQRLIFGAAVGDRITLSVERAGSRRDVQIRLEAVPSRGARPG; via the coding sequence ATGAGAGATCCGTCTGATACGGGTGGATCGACGCGGCTTCGCTCCTTCCTTCCCTTCCTTCTCTTCGCCGGCGGCATCCTGGCCGGGGGCCTCCTGTGGACCCTCTGGCACGGCAGGTCGCCGACCCCTCCCCCGGGAGGCAATGGGACTGAGACCGGCGTGGTCGCCGACTCCGTGCGGGAAGCTGCAGAGAACGACTCCGGCGCGATTACGCCTCCCGGCAGAGGACCCTCCGGCGCCGCCGGCATCGGCGAGCAGCGGAGCAACGCGATTGTCGCCGCCGCCGGGGCGGTGGGTCCGGGGGTCGTCTCGATCAGCGTCGTTCAAACGCGCTATGTCCGCGGCCGGGCCGCGAGCGATCCGTTCGGCTTCTTCTTCGACCGCTACCTCCCGGGACCCATCTACCGCGAGCGGGTCCCCGGTCTCGGGAGCGGATTCATCATCGACCGCAACGGCATCGTTCTGACCAACGAGCATGTCGTCCGCGAGGCGGAACAGATCAAGGTGACCCTCACCGATGGACGGACGTTCGACGCCAGGGTCATCGGATCGGATCCGAACTACGACCTGGCCGTCCTGCGCATCAGCGGCGAGTCGCTGCCTGTATGTCCGTTGGGAGACTCGGACGAGATCGTCGTTGGCGAGTGGGCGATCGCGATTGGAAACCCGTTCGGCTTCCTTCTGAACGACTATCAGCCGACCGTCACGGCGGGCGTCATCAGCGCCAAGAACCGCGATATCGCTCCCTCGTCGGGGACCGAGGGGATCTACAAGAACATGATCCAGACCGACGCCGCGATCAATCCGGGCAACTCCGGCGGCCCTCTCGTCAACGGCGAGGGGAAGGTGATCGGGATCAACACCTTCATCTTCACCGAGTCGGGCGGCTCCCTCGGGATCGGCTTCGCAATCCCCATCAATGTCGCCGAGCGGGTCGTCCGGGAGATCCTGCAGTACGGAGAGGTCAGACGCATCTGGATCGGACTGACAGTCATGGAGGTGACGCCCTACCTCGCCGCCTACTTCAATCTCCGGGAAGGGCATGGACTGTTCGTCAGGGAGATCGAGAACGACAGCCCGGCCGATCGGGCGGGCATCGTCGTCGGCGACCTGATCCTCGCCGTGAACGGGGAGAGCGTCTCGCGGCTGAGCCAGGCCCAGAGGCTGATCTTCGGAGCCGCGGTCGGCGACCGGATCACCCTGAGCGTGGAGCGGGCGGGGAGCAGGCGGGATGTGCAGATACGGCTCGAGGCGGTTCCGAGCAGAGGAGCCAGGCCGGGATGA
- a CDS encoding class I SAM-dependent methyltransferase, producing MTRRVMETRWRIARTEERLFAPGRRPEDGLLAEHLARYRFLSELVGGRVLDVGCGTGYGVAELARGPIAREVVGIDVSADAIALARRYHAHPKASFSRVDIEQVGWERGLGVFDAVTALEVLEHLHHEEAFWQGVEATLHPGGALWISTPLGRGRGLPASDPFHVHQMRRGEIESLLRAGWEARIYGQAGQWIEPWTAGRRYYTVLARARRRADGRSSRG from the coding sequence ATGACGCGCCGGGTCATGGAGACGCGCTGGCGGATCGCGAGGACCGAGGAGCGACTCTTCGCGCCCGGGCGGCGGCCGGAGGACGGTCTCCTGGCGGAGCACCTCGCCCGCTATCGCTTCCTCTCGGAACTCGTGGGGGGGCGGGTGCTCGACGTCGGCTGCGGGACCGGCTACGGCGTTGCGGAGCTCGCTCGGGGCCCCATCGCTCGGGAGGTCGTGGGGATCGACGTCTCGGCCGACGCGATCGCCCTGGCGCGGCGCTACCATGCGCATCCGAAGGCTTCATTCTCCCGAGTCGACATCGAGCAGGTCGGCTGGGAGAGAGGTCTGGGCGTCTTCGATGCCGTCACGGCGCTGGAGGTGCTGGAGCATCTGCATCATGAAGAGGCATTCTGGCAGGGGGTCGAGGCAACGCTGCATCCAGGCGGAGCGCTCTGGATCTCGACGCCGCTGGGCAGGGGAAGGGGCCTACCCGCGTCGGATCCGTTTCATGTGCATCAGATGAGGCGCGGTGAGATCGAGAGCCTCTTGCGGGCCGGCTGGGAGGCGCGCATCTACGGGCAGGCGGGACAGTGGATTGAACCCTGGACGGCGGGTCGGCGATACTACACCGTGCTGGCCAGGGCTCGCCGGCGGGCGGATGGGAGGTCTTCACGCGGATGA
- a CDS encoding tRNA pseudouridine synthase A, with amino-acid sequence MPVYRLLLEYDGASYFGWQAQPSLPTVQGALDRALSILTREAIRTTGAGRTDRGVHARGQVASFHSTARLDCRRIAAGIRGICGPMIQVRVMEEADPAFHARHDARWRAYSYRLLERPSPLWRHHAHCPPALPGLAELRATSEPLLGRHDFTSFANVSADSADPSCEVLHAAWESWDHGLLFRVRADHFLYKMVRTVVGTLLREALPGGGGSEAMRRIIGARDRRLASAPLPPMGLCLEAVGYEPPWP; translated from the coding sequence ATGCCTGTCTACCGCTTGCTGCTCGAGTATGACGGGGCGTCCTACTTCGGCTGGCAAGCTCAGCCGAGTCTGCCCACCGTGCAGGGGGCGCTCGATCGCGCCCTGTCGATCCTGACGCGTGAGGCGATCCGCACGACCGGCGCAGGGCGGACCGACCGCGGAGTCCACGCAAGGGGGCAGGTCGCCAGCTTTCACTCAACGGCCCGGCTCGACTGCCGCCGGATCGCCGCCGGCATCAGGGGGATCTGCGGACCGATGATCCAGGTCAGGGTCATGGAGGAAGCCGACCCCGCCTTTCATGCGCGGCACGACGCCCGCTGGCGGGCCTACAGCTATCGTCTGCTCGAGCGGCCGTCGCCGCTCTGGCGCCACCATGCGCACTGTCCCCCCGCGTTGCCGGGGCTCGCCGAGCTGCGTGCGACAAGCGAGCCGCTCCTGGGTCGCCACGACTTCACTTCCTTCGCCAACGTCAGCGCGGACTCGGCCGACCCGAGCTGCGAAGTCCTCCACGCGGCATGGGAGAGCTGGGACCACGGCCTGCTCTTTCGCGTCCGCGCCGATCACTTCCTCTACAAGATGGTGAGAACGGTGGTCGGCACCCTGCTGCGCGAGGCGCTCCCGGGCGGAGGGGGGAGCGAGGCGATGAGGCGGATCATCGGTGCGCGTGACAGGCGTCTGGCGAGCGCTCCTCTGCCTCCGATGGGACTCTGCCTCGAGGCTGTGGGATACGAGCCCCCGTGGCCCTAG